The Paenibacillus pabuli DNA segment CGTACCGCAAGTCATGAAACAGCGCCGGTATGGCATTCGGACGGTTCATGAGTAAACCCTCGAGCGATTCCGGTGTAATCTGGAGCACTCCAGACGGATTACGCACCAAACGTGTTTTTTCCGCTTGAGGCACATCCCCGTGCCAATGCCACACCGGTATGTTGCCCTCAGATAATAAATCCTTCAGGCGCTCAAATTGATCATTGATCAGTGCCTTTAGCGGTCCGATGTACAGAATGCCCACCGATTTGGAAGGACGTTCATACAGCTCGGTCAGTGCAGGAAAAAAAGCTGCCTCCGTCTTGCCTGAAGCCGTTCCTGCCGCAATCAGCATATGATGCGGGGTGTCGAAGCATATATGACAGGCCTCAATCTGCGCAGGGCGGAGCGAATCCCATCTTTTTTTATAAATAAATTCCTGGACAAATGGGGCCAGTCTGTAAAAAGGGTTATCACTCATAATTCAAATTCCGCCAAAAAATCGTCCATCTCATCTGGAGCAGATGATGCAGCTGTCCCTTTTCCGCCATTCTGCGACTCGGATGCCCGTTCACCAAGCAATTGGGCATAGGTCACTTCCGGATTCTGGTGGAGCGTATGCAGCACATCCATAAAATCTCTCACCACTTCACGGGTCGTTAACAGCTCATCCGCCCCGAGACGTTTCACCGCCGTTTGCATGAAATCAACCAGATCTTCATCGGTCAAGCTGGCACTATAGCCAAAATGAAGGGCATGAATCTGACGCAGCTTCTGCAGTAGGATGAGAATCTCTTCATGGGATAACATCGCAAGCTTCAGAATAGGTCCTGTATAATTCGCATATTCTCTCGCTGCATACCGCCCATCGATCAGTCTGGAACGAAGCGCCTCATAACTGAACAATCCACGTCTCTCATCCTCCACAAATTGCGGCGTACCGCCGACAAATATGCCCAGGTGCTCCGCCTTGCCCTGCATTGTGTCATTAAACATGGTCAGCAGCTTCTCATAATTGCTTTGCCGGGAGATACTGTTGGTAATTTTGTACAAATTCACCGCTTCATCAATAAAGAGCAGCAAGCCTTTATAACCAATCCGTGCCGTAAACTCCGACCATAATTTGAAATAATCATACCAGTTGTCATCATCGATGATCACACCGACAGCAAGCTCCTTTTTGGCTTCCGTCTTGGTAGCATACTCCCCTCTGAGCCAGCGAAGCGCAGCCTGTTTACGATCATCATCTCCC contains these protein-coding regions:
- a CDS encoding ATP-binding protein, translated to MTDLKIPKRLTTALVNSLTAGVVPRIGLEQIAVGRKPEVDAILRDLDNIAEGGAAFKLITGRYGSGKSFLLQMIRNYAMDREFVVADADLSPERRLVGTKGQGLATYRELMTRLSTRTRPDGGALEPILQKWIAALQQQTMQNQGLRPDDPALPSEVEKQIYAVTNAMQNLVHGFDFAKVLASYWNGYKLGDDDRKQAALRWLRGEYATKTEAKKELAVGVIIDDDNWYDYFKLWSEFTARIGYKGLLLFIDEAVNLYKITNSISRQSNYEKLLTMFNDTMQGKAEHLGIFVGGTPQFVEDERRGLFSYEALRSRLIDGRYAAREYANYTGPILKLAMLSHEEILILLQKLRQIHALHFGYSASLTDEDLVDFMQTAVKRLGADELLTTREVVRDFMDVLHTLHQNPEVTYAQLLGERASESQNGGKGTAASSAPDEMDDFLAEFEL